One window of Papaver somniferum cultivar HN1 chromosome 9, ASM357369v1, whole genome shotgun sequence genomic DNA carries:
- the LOC113314130 gene encoding uridine nucleosidase 1-like produces the protein MGESSCLGFPSKLDKIIIDTDPGVDDSMAILIAFQTPELDILGLTTIFGNVTTKDATRNALILCETAGRTDLPVAEGSLEPLKGGTPRICDFVHGSDGMGNLSLPSPKGKKNEKSAVEFLVDKVSEFPGEVSILALGPLTNLALAVKSDASFASKVKRIVVLGGSFFASGNVNPAAEANVYGDPEAADVVFTSGANIDVVGINITTQCTLTDEDLSDLRESKGRHAQFLSDMCKFYRDWHVKSDGLYGIFLHDPVSFVALVRPDLFTYKKGVVRVETQGICVGHTLMDQGLKTWNSSNPWTGYSPVSVAWTVDVDKVVSYIKNLLMKR, from the exons ATGGGGGAGAGTAGCTGCTTGGGATTTCCTTCTAAACTTGATAAGATCATCATCGATACAGATCCTGGAGTCG ATGATAGCATGGCAATCTTGATAGCATTTCAAACACCAGAGCTGGATATTTTGGGTTTGACAACAATTTTTGGTAATGTTACTACCAAAGATGCCACTCGTAATGCCTTGATACTG TGTGAGACAGCAGGACGGACTGACCTTCCAGTAGCAGAAGGAAGCCTTGAACCTCTAAAG GGTGGAACTCCTCGCATCTGTGATTTTGTTCATGGTTCTGATGGAATGGGAAACTTATCTCTGCCTTCTCCTAAGGGAAAAAAAAACGAGAAAAGTGCTGTAGAGTTTCTAGTTGATAAGGTTTCTGAATTCCCTGGTGAAGTATCTATACTCGCCTTAGGTCCATTGACAAATTTGGCCTTG GCAGTTAAAAGTGATGCATCCTTCGCAAGCAAGGTGAAAAGAATAGTCGTACTTGGTGGTTCGTTTTTTGCATCTGGAAATGTCAACCCTGCTGCTGAAGCCAAT GTTTATGGAGACCCAGAGGCAGCTGATGTTGTGTTCACTTCTGGGGCTAATATTGATGTTGTTGGCATAAACATCACGACGCAGTGCACACTAACAG ATGAAGACCTCTCTGACTTGAGGGAATCAAAAGGAAGACATGCTCAATTCCTAAGTGACATGTGCAAATTCTATAGGGATTGGCATGTGAAATCAGATGGTTTATACG GAATATTCCTCCATGACCCTGTTAGCTTTGTGGCACTAGTCCGGCCTGATCTATTCACCTACAAGAAGGGAGTTGTGAGGGTGGAGACACAGGGCATTTGCGTCGGCCATACTTTGATGGACCAAGGACTGAAAAC ATGGAATTCAAGCAATCCCTGGACAGGCTATTCCCCCGTTTCAGTTGCATGGACAGTTGACGTAGATAAAGTTGTTTCATATATTAAGAACCTTCTAATGAAACGATAA